The following proteins come from a genomic window of Helicobacter canadensis MIT 98-5491:
- the fabI gene encoding enoyl-ACP reductase FabI, which produces MIMNGKKGLIVGVANNKSIAYGITKACKAQGATIGLTYMNEAIQKRVLPIAEEIGDSQYVYELDVSKKEHFANLREQIKKDFGKLDFLVHSVAFAPKEALDGSFLETSKEAFNVAMEVSVYSLIELCRELEPILAPDASILTLSYLGSVKHVAHYNVMGVAKAALESSVRYLAHDLGKKGIRVNAISAGPIRTLAASGIGDFKFILKWNEANAPLGKNVTIEEVGNSAMYLLSPLSSAVTGEIHYVDCGYNIMGMCAVEEIDGKASLVWDRVK; this is translated from the coding sequence ATGATAATGAATGGCAAAAAAGGCTTAATCGTAGGGGTAGCTAATAACAAATCCATTGCTTATGGAATCACAAAAGCTTGTAAAGCACAAGGAGCAACAATTGGATTAACCTATATGAATGAAGCAATCCAAAAACGCGTTTTACCTATTGCAGAAGAAATTGGCGATTCGCAATATGTTTATGAACTTGATGTGAGCAAAAAAGAACATTTTGCAAATCTAAGAGAGCAGATTAAAAAAGATTTTGGGAAGCTTGATTTTCTCGTGCATAGCGTTGCATTTGCTCCTAAAGAAGCTTTAGATGGAAGCTTTTTGGAAACAAGCAAAGAAGCCTTTAATGTCGCGATGGAAGTTTCAGTGTATTCTCTCATTGAATTATGTCGCGAACTTGAACCCATTTTAGCTCCTGATGCTTCAATTCTTACTCTTAGCTATCTAGGAAGTGTTAAACATGTGGCACATTATAATGTGATGGGGGTAGCAAAAGCGGCTTTAGAATCAAGTGTGCGCTATTTGGCTCACGATTTAGGCAAAAAAGGAATTAGAGTTAATGCCATTTCTGCAGGACCTATCCGAACCCTTGCAGCAAGTGGAATCGGAGATTTTAAATTTATTCTTAAATGGAATGAAGCCAATGCGCCTTTAGGCAAAAATGTTACCATTGAAGAAGTGGGGAATTCTGCAATGTATCTACTCTCGCCACTTTCAAGTGCTGTAACAGGTGAAATCCACTATGTCGATTGTGGCTATAACATTATGGGAATGTGTGCAGTTGAAGAAATAGATGGCAAAGCCTCTCTAGTCTGGGATAGAGTAAAATAA
- a CDS encoding triose-phosphate isomerase yields MKIIASNFKTNHTRKSTQVFCENLKNFLQTQNFPHKIVIFPPATALLEDSFTHFRIGAQNAYFTENGSFTGEIGLEQLNEFKIQTLLIGHSERREILGESQAMCAKKFSFFKERKFEIFYCIGETLDIKKQGLQSTLDFLDSQLEGIDLNYPNLIFAYEPIWAIGTGVSASLEEITTIHTHLKQKLGKISLLYGGSVKPNNVKEILQIDSVDGVLVGSSSWEISSFLEILKNSL; encoded by the coding sequence ATGAAAATCATTGCAAGTAATTTTAAAACCAATCACACAAGAAAATCCACACAAGTCTTTTGTGAAAATTTAAAAAACTTTTTACAAACACAGAATTTTCCTCATAAAATAGTGATTTTCCCTCCTGCAACCGCTTTACTTGAAGATTCTTTTACTCATTTTAGAATCGGAGCACAAAATGCTTATTTTACAGAAAATGGTTCTTTTACTGGGGAGATAGGATTAGAACAATTAAATGAATTTAAGATTCAAACCCTTTTAATTGGGCATAGCGAGAGGCGTGAAATCCTAGGCGAATCCCAAGCAATGTGTGCAAAGAAATTTTCTTTTTTTAAAGAAAGAAAATTTGAAATTTTTTATTGCATCGGAGAAACACTAGACATAAAAAAACAAGGACTGCAATCCACTCTTGACTTTTTAGATTCACAACTAGAAGGTATTGATTTAAACTATCCCAACCTTATTTTTGCTTATGAACCAATTTGGGCTATTGGGACTGGTGTGAGCGCAAGTTTAGAAGAAATTACAACCATTCACACGCATTTAAAGCAAAAATTAGGTAAAATTTCGCTTTTATACGGGGGCAGCGTTAAACCTAACAATGTCAAAGAGATTCTTCAAATTGATAGTGTTGATGGTGTGCTTGTTGGTAGTTCTAGCTGGGAAATTTCTAGCTTTTTGGAAATCTTAAAAAATTCACTTTAA
- a CDS encoding FUSC family protein — MSFFKKITDEAKLIFTWNKSDRLWQMPFFAGLGVAIILFVAAYFKRPDLGLVAIIGANIFLYVPDTPIYHKMILSMSCAFGITTAFTLGLVGQIFPSFIPLIVFVVTMVSAQVVRYFSIGAPGFFFFTFATLLGAFIPFKLEDYFMAIGLVAIGAMVANVMVLLYSLSVIYLFKHTPKPIPKVGDFGFGVIVVDPIIIAFFVALAMVLQNVLELERGYWVGVSCAAVLTAITFKQIWIKQTQRILGTILGVSFAYILLHFEFSPIEFALLMMSLMFFSELIVVRNYALAMVFLTPYSTYLAEVGSFMNYNPDIIIQARVLDIILGSIIGLIGGAVMHWGALRNVLERITHKIVYKWVGNE, encoded by the coding sequence ATGTCATTTTTCAAAAAAATAACAGATGAGGCAAAATTGATTTTCACTTGGAATAAGAGTGATAGACTTTGGCAAATGCCTTTTTTTGCAGGGCTTGGGGTGGCAATTATTTTATTTGTAGCGGCTTACTTTAAGCGTCCGGATTTAGGGCTTGTAGCAATTATTGGGGCAAATATTTTTTTATATGTTCCAGATACCCCCATTTATCATAAAATGATTCTTAGTATGTCTTGTGCTTTTGGGATTACTACAGCTTTTACTTTGGGGCTTGTGGGGCAAATTTTCCCTTCTTTTATTCCTTTGATTGTATTTGTCGTAACTATGGTTAGCGCTCAAGTAGTGCGGTATTTTAGTATCGGCGCTCCTGGATTTTTCTTTTTTACTTTTGCAACTTTGCTTGGAGCTTTTATTCCTTTTAAATTAGAGGATTATTTTATGGCAATAGGGCTTGTGGCTATTGGAGCTATGGTAGCTAATGTGATGGTATTATTATATTCTCTTAGTGTGATTTATCTTTTTAAACACACTCCAAAACCGATTCCAAAAGTGGGTGATTTTGGATTTGGAGTGATTGTTGTAGATCCTATCATTATAGCTTTTTTTGTAGCTTTAGCAATGGTGTTGCAAAATGTTTTGGAGCTAGAGAGAGGCTATTGGGTTGGAGTGAGTTGCGCAGCAGTTTTAACAGCCATTACCTTTAAGCAAATTTGGATTAAGCAAACACAGAGAATCTTAGGAACAATTCTTGGGGTAAGTTTTGCTTATATACTTTTGCATTTTGAGTTTAGCCCTATAGAATTTGCACTTTTAATGATGAGTTTAATGTTTTTTTCAGAATTAATTGTGGTGAGAAATTATGCATTAGCAATGGTTTTTTTAACGCCTTATTCAACTTATTTGGCAGAAGTTGGGAGTTTTATGAATTATAATCCAGATATAATTATTCAAGCAAGGGTTTTGGATATTATCCTTGGTAGTATAATCGGGCTTATTGGCGGAGCAGTCATGCATTGGGGAGCCTTGCGTAATGTATTGGAGAGAATTACACATAAGATTGTTTATAAATGGGTGGGAAATGAATAG
- a CDS encoding autotransporter outer membrane beta-barrel domain-containing protein has protein sequence MKLSLIASRAIFGLGVLGSVSICAQELTTQTQEINAGQVSQNNSPITIYDESQLKDYFDIEIDSSRDAANLVFKEGYKDTNLQINSALYEFVPKGVNRENTFVTIDLGNGVLDLTNTRNIVGGDKTSYLINADITASQINMTDMNLQYFRQESTLSGNVKLTGTQLPTDSDGFGSSVTIASSGLGDGDYNGGLTIWGNLEANKTRFEGVGNGSLNFDIKGNVNIKESNFSVISTSFNNLFLDRFVFASANSFNSDVTTSNTAGASIINSIYDIVSDENLANQFIEIERSAYLTPMDVGDFVNYKLSVEKNNGKEYLIISGGVNSTKINSAKEILTFEKEHLEKIIQIEDLENSQDPVKKSILEDLQAQIAKKEEILNKINSSGEESLTTEDKMNAMGIEITNTTKHIFEKVSNLKGSQADNYKLLLTTGIMGGATNTAKTADSMQSSGNLNEAQGIFDSLINSNINASVGIGAITNKNFFKDVRESAKSSIDTLNNSSSVNGAINISNDMALGGRIARINNPYSEIKFANTLKTNALANNSNIASDIPYDYYGTKTYKNSVWANAFGGANIVDGESGGLYGISIGADKEFNENLLLGIYATYASSKIKDKLNTQDSDNYQIGIYSSYRFNHSWELNSKLYGQIGDTKQDINLAGSLNNADFNRKFIGFNTNIGKVFNLNNGLFLKPFVGVNYYYSYTPSYTEKGSLARNVESNTNNSLSLELGLEARKYFNESSYLFITPKIEQYVVNNGDDYIASFVGSNTSFSIKGEEKKKTYGQLIVGGNISLNDSLSLDIGIGAKQILAGKVDSKNETYLSGNMGIKYKF, from the coding sequence ATGAAATTATCTCTTATTGCGTCAAGAGCAATATTTGGTTTAGGAGTGTTAGGGAGTGTGAGTATTTGTGCACAAGAACTAACAACACAAACACAAGAAATTAATGCGGGACAAGTATCACAAAATAACAGCCCAATCACAATTTATGATGAAAGCCAATTGAAAGACTACTTTGATATAGAAATAGATTCAAGCCGCGATGCTGCAAATCTCGTTTTTAAAGAGGGATACAAAGATACAAATTTACAAATCAATAGTGCTTTATATGAGTTTGTCCCCAAGGGCGTAAATAGAGAAAATACATTTGTAACTATTGATTTAGGTAATGGAGTGCTTGATTTAACAAATACTCGAAATATCGTTGGAGGTGACAAAACTTCCTATTTGATTAATGCAGATATTACTGCCTCACAAATCAATATGACTGATATGAATTTACAATATTTTAGGCAAGAAAGCACATTAAGCGGAAATGTAAAACTAACAGGAACACAATTACCCACTGATTCTGATGGTTTTGGCTCTTCTGTAACGATTGCTAGCAGTGGGCTTGGCGATGGTGATTATAATGGTGGCTTAACAATTTGGGGGAATTTGGAGGCAAATAAAACTAGATTTGAAGGTGTTGGTAATGGTTCCTTAAACTTTGATATTAAAGGCAATGTAAATATTAAAGAATCGAATTTTTCTGTGATTTCTACAAGCTTTAATAACCTCTTTTTAGATAGATTTGTTTTTGCAAGTGCAAATAGCTTTAATAGCGATGTAACCACTAGCAATACCGCAGGTGCAAGCATTATTAATAGCATTTACGATATCGTGAGTGATGAGAATCTTGCAAACCAATTCATAGAAATAGAGAGAAGTGCTTACCTTACTCCTATGGATGTGGGAGATTTTGTAAATTACAAATTAAGCGTGGAAAAAAACAATGGTAAAGAATACTTAATTATAAGCGGTGGGGTAAATTCTACAAAAATCAACAGCGCAAAAGAAATTTTAACATTTGAAAAAGAACATTTAGAGAAAATCATACAAATAGAAGATTTAGAAAACTCACAAGATCCGGTTAAAAAATCTATCTTAGAAGATCTACAAGCACAAATTGCAAAAAAAGAGGAAATTCTTAATAAGATTAATTCTAGTGGCGAAGAATCTCTAACAACCGAAGATAAAATGAACGCGATGGGCATTGAAATTACAAATACTACCAAACACATTTTTGAAAAAGTATCTAACCTTAAAGGCTCTCAAGCAGATAACTATAAATTGCTCCTCACAACAGGCATTATGGGTGGTGCTACAAACACTGCTAAAACAGCAGATTCTATGCAATCTTCCGGCAACCTAAACGAAGCACAAGGTATCTTTGATAGTTTGATTAACTCTAATATTAATGCTAGTGTAGGTATAGGTGCAATCACAAATAAAAACTTCTTTAAAGATGTAAGAGAAAGTGCAAAAAGTAGCATAGATACTCTAAATAATAGTAGTTCTGTAAATGGTGCTATAAATATCTCTAATGATATGGCTCTAGGTGGAAGAATAGCTAGAATTAATAATCCCTATAGTGAAATAAAATTTGCAAATACATTAAAGACAAATGCTTTAGCAAATAATTCTAATATAGCCAGTGATATTCCTTATGACTATTATGGCACAAAAACTTATAAAAATAGTGTATGGGCAAATGCTTTTGGTGGAGCAAATATAGTTGATGGAGAAAGTGGAGGATTGTATGGAATAAGCATAGGTGCAGATAAAGAATTTAATGAAAATTTACTTTTAGGAATCTATGCTACTTATGCAAGTTCTAAAATCAAAGATAAGCTAAACACACAAGATTCTGATAATTATCAAATAGGTATTTATAGTTCTTATAGATTCAATCATTCTTGGGAATTAAACTCTAAACTCTATGGACAAATAGGAGATACAAAGCAAGATATTAATTTAGCAGGAAGTTTAAATAATGCTGATTTTAATAGAAAGTTTATTGGGTTTAATACTAATATTGGTAAAGTCTTTAATTTAAACAATGGATTATTTTTAAAACCCTTTGTAGGAGTGAATTATTATTATAGCTATACACCAAGCTATACTGAAAAAGGTAGCTTAGCAAGAAATGTAGAATCTAATACTAATAATTCTTTGAGTTTAGAATTAGGATTAGAGGCTAGAAAATATTTTAATGAAAGCTCTTATTTATTTATAACTCCTAAAATAGAACAATATGTAGTTAATAATGGAGATGATTATATAGCTAGCTTTGTAGGTTCTAATACTTCTTTTTCTATTAAAGGAGAAGAGAAGAAAAAGACTTATGGACAATTAATTGTAGGAGGAAATATCTCTTTAAATGATAGTCTAAGTTTAGATATAGGGATTGGAGCTAAACAAATCTTAGCAGGAAAAGTAGATTCTAAAAATGAAACTTACTTAAGTGGAAATATGGGGATAAAGTATAAGTTTTAA
- the dcd gene encoding dCTP deaminase, which produces MGLKEDAWIRKMAIDHKMIEPFCENQVGKGVVSYGLSSYGYDIRVSNEFKIFTNINAMVVDPKNFDSANVVDFVGDVCIVPPNSFALARTIEYFRIPRNTLAICLGKSTYARCGIIVNVTPFEPEFEGHITIEISNTTPLPAKIYANEGIAQVLFLEGDAPCEISYKDKKGKYQSQTGITLPRILKN; this is translated from the coding sequence ATGGGACTAAAAGAAGATGCTTGGATTAGAAAAATGGCAATAGATCACAAGATGATTGAACCATTCTGCGAAAATCAAGTGGGCAAAGGCGTAGTAAGCTATGGGCTATCAAGCTATGGCTATGACATACGCGTAAGCAATGAATTTAAGATTTTTACCAATATCAATGCAATGGTAGTCGATCCAAAGAATTTCGATTCTGCTAATGTAGTTGATTTTGTAGGTGATGTCTGCATTGTCCCTCCAAATTCCTTTGCACTTGCACGCACCATAGAGTATTTTAGAATTCCCCGTAATACTTTAGCTATTTGTCTAGGTAAAAGCACCTATGCGCGTTGTGGTATCATTGTCAATGTAACACCTTTTGAACCCGAATTTGAAGGACATATTACTATAGAAATTAGCAATACCACTCCACTTCCTGCCAAAATTTACGCCAATGAAGGGATTGCACAAGTTTTATTTTTGGAAGGTGATGCACCTTGTGAAATAAGCTATAAAGACAAAAAAGGCAAATATCAATCTCAAACTGGAATTACACTCCCAAGAATCTTAAAAAATTAA
- the accB gene encoding acetyl-CoA carboxylase biotin carboxyl carrier protein, protein MDFKEIKELIKIFDSSSLSALSITQENSKIKLEKGVKSTQIVESQNTQILSPIQIPQNAPQVEVAAPASSAQNTKAIQGETINSPMVGTFYRCPSPDAPAYVNVGDKVKKGQTLGIIEAMKIMNEIEAEFDCMIKEIIPNDAQPVEYNSPLFVVEKI, encoded by the coding sequence ATGGATTTTAAGGAAATAAAAGAGCTGATTAAAATTTTCGATTCAAGTTCATTAAGTGCGTTAAGTATTACGCAGGAGAATTCCAAAATTAAATTGGAAAAAGGTGTCAAGAGCACACAGATTGTAGAATCCCAAAATACGCAGATCTTATCTCCTATTCAAATCCCTCAAAATGCACCCCAAGTGGAAGTAGCAGCCCCAGCTTCTTCTGCTCAAAACACTAAAGCCATTCAGGGAGAAACGATTAATTCCCCAATGGTTGGGACATTTTATCGTTGTCCTTCTCCAGATGCTCCTGCTTATGTTAATGTGGGTGATAAGGTTAAAAAGGGGCAAACTCTAGGAATCATTGAAGCAATGAAAATTATGAATGAAATTGAAGCAGAGTTTGATTGTATGATTAAAGAGATTATTCCTAATGATGCACAACCTGTGGAGTATAATTCTCCTTTATTTGTGGTGGAGAAAATCTAA
- a CDS encoding acetyl-CoA carboxylase biotin carboxylase subunit, giving the protein MPLTKEINTILIANRGEIALRAIRTIKEMGKKAIAVYSTADKDAHYLDLADAKICIGGDKSSESYLNIPAIISAAELFNADAIFPGYGFLSENQNFVEICNYHNIEFIGPNPEVMALMSDKSKAKEVMKNAGVPVIPGSDGAVKSKEEALELAKEIGYPVILKAAAGGGGRGMRIVQNEENMFNAYLAAESEAISAFGDGTIYMEKFIDKPKHIEVQILADKYGNVLHVGERDCSLQRRHQKLIEESPAPTLEAETRKKLLETAITATKAIKYVGAGTYEFLLDNNQNFYFMEMNTRLQVEHPVSELVSGLDIIELMIQIAEGKKLPKQEEVDFKGCAIECRITAEDPVKFYPSAGKITKWIAPGGNNVRIDTHAYAGYVVPMFYDSMIGKLIVWGKTRDEAIARMSRALDEFCVEGIKTTIDFHKKMMKNDDFRRGVVHTKYLEQKMENGTENA; this is encoded by the coding sequence ATGCCTTTAACCAAAGAAATTAATACGATTTTAATTGCTAATCGCGGAGAGATTGCATTAAGAGCTATCCGCACCATTAAAGAAATGGGAAAAAAAGCAATTGCAGTGTATTCAACAGCCGATAAAGATGCTCATTATTTAGATCTTGCAGATGCAAAAATTTGTATTGGTGGGGATAAATCTAGCGAAAGTTATTTGAATATTCCTGCTATTATTTCAGCTGCAGAGCTTTTTAATGCCGATGCAATTTTTCCTGGTTATGGCTTTTTGAGTGAGAATCAAAATTTTGTAGAAATTTGTAATTATCATAATATTGAATTTATTGGTCCAAATCCTGAAGTAATGGCATTAATGAGCGATAAAAGCAAAGCAAAAGAAGTTATGAAAAATGCTGGGGTTCCTGTAATACCTGGAAGCGATGGAGCGGTAAAATCCAAAGAAGAAGCTTTAGAACTTGCAAAAGAAATTGGCTATCCTGTAATTTTAAAAGCAGCAGCAGGTGGGGGCGGTCGTGGAATGCGGATTGTCCAAAATGAAGAAAATATGTTTAATGCTTATTTAGCAGCAGAGAGTGAAGCAATTAGTGCTTTTGGTGATGGGACAATCTATATGGAGAAGTTCATTGATAAGCCAAAGCACATTGAAGTGCAAATATTAGCAGATAAATATGGAAATGTTTTGCATGTGGGGGAGAGGGATTGCTCACTTCAAAGACGCCATCAAAAGTTAATTGAAGAATCTCCAGCGCCAACATTAGAAGCAGAAACGCGCAAAAAGCTTTTAGAGACTGCGATTACTGCAACAAAGGCTATTAAATATGTGGGAGCAGGAACTTATGAATTTTTGCTTGATAATAATCAAAATTTCTATTTTATGGAGATGAATACGCGTTTGCAAGTTGAGCACCCTGTGAGTGAGCTTGTAAGCGGATTGGATATTATTGAGCTAATGATACAAATCGCTGAAGGCAAAAAGCTTCCTAAACAAGAAGAGGTGGATTTTAAGGGTTGTGCGATTGAATGTCGAATCACAGCTGAAGATCCGGTAAAATTCTATCCATCTGCAGGAAAAATTACTAAATGGATTGCACCAGGCGGCAATAATGTTCGGATAGATACTCACGCGTATGCGGGATATGTTGTTCCTATGTTTTATGATTCAATGATTGGCAAATTAATCGTATGGGGAAAAACTCGTGATGAAGCCATTGCTAGAATGAGTAGAGCTTTAGATGAGTTTTGTGTGGAAGGCATCAAAACGACGATTGATTTCCATAAAAAAATGATGAAAAATGACGATTTTAGAAGAGGTGTTGTCCATACCAAATATTTAGAACAAAAAATGGAAAATGGAACGGAAAATGCTTGA
- a CDS encoding flagellin, with the protein MKIGNTQANESLINLNKAKEDEEKALKKIASPRPIEATDGASLAIANALLAQANSMSQGIRNANDAIGMMQIADGTLSTLSDSAIRMNELSVAMGNPALNSSQRSMIESEAAALTQSMNDAVSQATFNGKNVFGGQMDFMTGNGLESINLQSPNTANLSVNNQQSILDFIEDLGMKRADIGAAMNGIQSGIDSNMQTVVNLKAAEGNLLDDDLAENYNELNNAKLRANAALYASSFNAQYLQNRLDALLG; encoded by the coding sequence ATGAAAATTGGAAATACACAAGCTAACGAAAGTCTAATTAATCTTAATAAAGCAAAAGAAGATGAAGAAAAAGCACTAAAGAAAATCGCTTCACCTCGCCCTATTGAAGCCACAGATGGTGCTAGTTTAGCTATTGCTAATGCACTTTTAGCACAGGCAAACTCAATGTCTCAAGGGATTCGTAATGCTAATGATGCTATTGGTATGATGCAAATTGCAGATGGCACACTCTCTACTTTGAGTGATTCTGCTATTAGAATGAATGAACTTTCTGTAGCAATGGGGAATCCTGCACTAAATAGCTCTCAAAGATCAATGATTGAGAGTGAAGCAGCAGCTTTAACACAATCAATGAATGATGCGGTGTCTCAAGCGACTTTTAATGGTAAAAATGTTTTTGGTGGGCAAATGGATTTTATGACAGGCAATGGATTGGAAAGCATTAATTTACAATCTCCAAACACTGCTAATTTAAGTGTTAATAACCAGCAAAGCATTTTAGATTTTATTGAAGATTTGGGTATGAAGCGTGCTGATATTGGAGCTGCAATGAATGGAATACAATCAGGCATTGATTCAAATATGCAAACAGTTGTTAATCTTAAAGCAGCAGAAGGCAATTTATTGGATGATGATTTAGCAGAAAATTATAATGAATTAAACAATGCTAAATTAAGAGCTAATGCAGCTTTATACGCATCTTCATTTAACGCACAATATTTACAAAACCGACTAGATGCGCTTTTGGGCTAG
- a CDS encoding aspartate aminotransferase family protein → MTTHDLKQMDLDYTLHTYARNYTHFVRGKGARLFDNEGKDYIDFGAGIAVCSVGHGNERLANAICQQAKELIHTSNLYLIEPQAKLAKELIKQSGYDMRVFFANSGAEANEGAIKIARKFGEVNGETKRYQVITLDSSFHGRTISTLKATAQDKMHHYFGPFPDGFVYAKDILDIPNKISPVTCAVLLELVQGEGGITPFDKAEIQKLAKFLKEKNILLMIDEVQTGIYRSGELFASNYYEITPDVITTAKGLAGGVPIGAVMTSLKDIFSPGDHGSTFGGNFLSTRAALEVLEILKEEKQSGRLEKTISYFTQKLQNLQKSYPEIFIQEVGLGLMRGLRLKDTESFNLFLQKTCENRVLVLKSGKNTARFLPTLTISKEEIDEGFERINHSLKDF, encoded by the coding sequence ATGACAACACATGACTTAAAACAAATGGATTTAGACTATACTCTACACACTTATGCGCGCAATTACACACATTTTGTAAGAGGAAAGGGTGCGAGACTTTTTGATAACGAAGGTAAAGATTACATTGATTTTGGTGCTGGAATTGCTGTTTGTAGCGTAGGTCACGGCAATGAACGATTAGCTAATGCTATTTGCCAACAAGCCAAAGAACTTATTCACACTTCCAATCTTTATTTGATTGAACCCCAAGCTAAACTAGCCAAAGAACTTATAAAACAAAGTGGTTATGATATGCGTGTATTTTTTGCAAATTCTGGTGCAGAGGCAAATGAAGGTGCTATCAAAATTGCTAGAAAGTTTGGCGAAGTCAATGGAGAAACCAAGCGTTATCAAGTGATTACTTTAGATTCTTCTTTTCATGGACGAACTATTAGCACACTAAAGGCTACTGCTCAAGATAAAATGCACCATTATTTTGGACCTTTTCCAGATGGCTTTGTGTATGCCAAGGATATTTTAGATATTCCAAACAAAATTAGCCCCGTTACTTGTGCAGTGCTTTTAGAGTTAGTCCAAGGCGAAGGGGGCATTACACCTTTTGATAAAGCAGAAATTCAAAAACTAGCTAAATTTTTAAAAGAAAAAAATATTCTACTAATGATTGATGAAGTGCAAACAGGAATCTATCGCAGTGGAGAGCTTTTTGCTTCTAATTATTATGAAATCACTCCTGATGTCATCACAACCGCTAAAGGATTAGCTGGTGGTGTCCCTATTGGTGCAGTTATGACAAGCCTTAAAGATATTTTCTCTCCAGGTGATCACGGAAGCACCTTTGGGGGAAATTTCCTCTCTACAAGAGCAGCACTAGAAGTTTTAGAGATTCTTAAAGAAGAAAAACAAAGTGGTAGATTGGAAAAAACAATCTCTTATTTCACTCAAAAACTTCAAAATTTACAAAAGTCTTATCCAGAAATCTTTATACAGGAAGTAGGCTTAGGACTTATGCGCGGACTTAGATTAAAAGATACAGAATCATTTAATCTCTTTTTGCAAAAAACTTGCGAGAATCGAGTTTTAGTGCTAAAAAGCGGTAAAAATACAGCACGATTCTTACCTACCTTAACAATTAGCAAAGAAGAAATCGATGAAGGTTTTGAACGCATTAATCATTCTCTTAAGGATTTTTAA